A portion of the Cellulophaga algicola DSM 14237 genome contains these proteins:
- a CDS encoding response regulator, with translation MNRNFNFCIVDDDDIYQFTIKKTIKSLNLAKDIIAFSDGEEALNFMIENLNKDDELPDIILLDINMPIMDGFQFMEEYVKIKPKLGKKITIYMVSSSVDVADIERAKKISEISDYIIKPIKKGKLKAIVEKLLEEDY, from the coding sequence ATGAATAGAAATTTTAACTTTTGTATTGTCGATGACGATGATATTTATCAATTTACTATAAAAAAAACTATAAAATCTCTCAATCTAGCAAAAGATATAATAGCTTTTTCTGATGGCGAAGAGGCTTTAAACTTCATGATAGAGAATCTTAACAAGGATGATGAACTTCCTGATATTATTTTACTCGATATAAATATGCCTATAATGGATGGGTTCCAATTTATGGAAGAATATGTAAAAATTAAACCCAAACTAGGAAAAAAAATAACCATATATATGGTATCTTCTTCTGTTGATGTGGCAGATATTGAAAGAGCAAAAAAGATAAGTGAAATTTCTGACTATATTATTAAACCTATTAAAAAAGGGAAATTAAAAGCTATTGTCGAAAAATTACTAGAAGAAGACTACTAA
- a CDS encoding right-handed parallel beta-helix repeat-containing protein — MKLYFKLICLLVFFSQIGLNANNRTKRSSNKITIKKETNQQSQPVYFAANLKEFLDALGANRTIIITNDIYIKEELNQVVTDTSKFFMKQPNANGIGGQPKYNNEFYAIEGAYWSSVATKESLTKNNFSEFIKDEIKLVVKKAHNLTIMTNNSSSIIMTQSEDEVISFEELTNFTLLNLSIFHEIETDGGCGEFAPVIAFKNATHITVDNCKLNGSGTEGIHTNNVNGLTVVHTDVFNCNKRGFSFEKSKGIIISNCTIYSNTLTNSPSIFYLIESEVQILKTSITSNTSDTSAPMVYKDDKSTITFKECYIAENTNFTITPEIMAGTIKNPVEISEKEGIYTPYKNYFVNAKSGLNYRATPKGKIVGKFPINTKVTVIKYTKVFDEITDGGKVLKGEWVGIQQKTDTVYVFNSFLSSSPTDLELKIYELSPYYKEENGDTRTAFVNLSDTYFSSIKYDNMLLNQEITSDTIVLNLKQRALFLKKINISDADTIFIYEIENDTVYSYNVKNLPLIACVNIYVGASENESDFEFGFDLGKLTINYSNFVYVGKENPFQTKQLKPMVWKTIANKDFPIKFDAKVVNKDIRSWFDGVIPEKSYIFKDNNYNYFIQNLERDGSVNYRYMVVLNATSNELIFSDVLIDSEGSYLIPLNTEDNENAYNEIQWSGALFIDKPVVTFGYEGYSFGCPSITLISKTAPPISILCDNRH, encoded by the coding sequence ATGAAACTATACTTTAAACTCATCTGCCTATTAGTCTTTTTTAGTCAAATTGGCCTCAATGCCAACAACAGGACTAAGCGTTCATCTAACAAAATCACTATAAAAAAAGAAACTAACCAACAATCTCAACCAGTCTATTTTGCTGCTAATTTAAAGGAATTTTTAGACGCTTTAGGAGCTAATAGAACAATCATCATTACCAATGATATTTATATTAAAGAAGAATTAAACCAAGTAGTTACCGACACTAGTAAATTCTTTATGAAACAACCTAACGCAAATGGAATTGGAGGGCAGCCAAAATACAACAACGAATTTTATGCTATAGAAGGCGCCTATTGGTCAAGCGTAGCGACTAAAGAAAGTTTAACCAAAAACAATTTTTCTGAATTTATTAAAGACGAGATAAAATTAGTAGTAAAAAAGGCTCATAATTTAACGATTATGACCAATAACTCGTCTAGTATTATTATGACCCAATCTGAAGACGAGGTCATTAGCTTTGAAGAACTAACAAATTTCACGCTGTTAAATCTAAGTATTTTTCATGAAATTGAAACCGATGGAGGTTGTGGTGAATTTGCCCCTGTTATTGCATTTAAGAACGCTACTCATATTACAGTAGATAATTGCAAGCTTAATGGAAGTGGCACAGAAGGTATTCATACAAATAATGTAAATGGCCTAACTGTGGTACATACGGATGTTTTTAATTGCAATAAAAGAGGGTTTAGTTTTGAAAAAAGCAAAGGTATAATCATTAGTAATTGTACTATTTATTCAAACACCTTAACTAATAGTCCTTCTATATTTTACCTAATTGAAAGCGAGGTACAAATTCTTAAAACATCCATTACATCAAACACAAGCGACACTAGTGCTCCTATGGTTTATAAGGATGACAAAAGTACTATTACCTTTAAAGAATGTTATATCGCAGAGAATACCAATTTTACAATTACCCCAGAAATAATGGCGGGCACCATAAAAAACCCCGTTGAGATCTCAGAAAAAGAAGGCATTTACACACCATATAAAAACTACTTTGTAAACGCCAAGTCTGGCTTAAATTATAGAGCTACTCCTAAAGGAAAAATAGTAGGTAAGTTTCCCATAAATACAAAAGTCACTGTAATTAAATACACTAAAGTTTTCGACGAAATAACAGATGGTGGTAAAGTTCTAAAAGGAGAATGGGTTGGTATTCAGCAAAAAACAGATACTGTTTATGTCTTTAATAGTTTTTTATCTTCGTCTCCTACAGACTTAGAGTTAAAAATATATGAGCTAAGCCCTTATTATAAAGAAGAAAATGGAGATACAAGAACAGCATTTGTCAATTTGTCTGATACATATTTCAGTTCTATTAAGTATGATAACATGCTGCTTAACCAAGAAATTACAAGCGATACTATAGTCTTAAATTTAAAACAAAGAGCCTTATTCTTAAAGAAGATTAATATTTCTGATGCAGATACTATTTTTATTTATGAGATAGAGAATGACACGGTTTATTCCTATAACGTTAAAAACTTACCTCTAATAGCCTGTGTAAACATTTATGTAGGCGCAAGTGAAAATGAATCTGATTTTGAGTTTGGTTTTGATCTAGGGAAGCTAACCATAAACTATTCTAATTTTGTATATGTAGGAAAAGAGAATCCTTTTCAAACAAAACAATTAAAACCTATGGTATGGAAAACTATAGCTAACAAAGATTTCCCTATTAAATTTGATGCTAAAGTGGTAAACAAAGACATAAGATCCTGGTTTGACGGTGTTATTCCTGAAAAATCATATATATTCAAAGATAATAATTACAATTATTTCATTCAAAATTTAGAACGAGATGGTAGTGTAAACTATAGGTATATGGTCGTCTTAAATGCTACTTCTAACGAGCTAATTTTTAGTGATGTGCTCATAGACTCTGAGGGCAGTTATCTAATTCCTTTAAACACAGAAGATAATGAGAATGCATACAATGAGATACAATGGTCAGGAGCATTATTCATAGACAAACCAGTGGTTACCTTTGGCTACGAAGGTTATAGCTTTGGTTGTCCTTCTATAACTTTAATAAGTAAAACAGCCCCGCCTATTTCTATTTTGTGCGATAATAGACATTAA
- a CDS encoding sensor histidine kinase → MGSWQWNTTNDDVTFSNNLYTIFEIDLNETLTFDTYLSFVHPEDKEIVDISIAKSMTDNLFHDLLHRIITTSGKIKTVQIFGEVISDNGGQVIEFMGTCQDVTEQRMAEIKFKGLLESAPDAMVIVTDQGKIQLINKQAEKLFGYPSAELVDKPVELLLPKRYTNSHSTHRELFFKLPKTRKMGEGKELYAITKKGIEIPIQISLSPLKTEEGLLVSAAIRDITIQKKAEKKILEANGGLEVLAHKLTTKNIQLADFVHITSHNLRAPVSNLNSLLDFYKDAETEDEKIILFEKFEKVINHLTTTLNTLIEALKTKEESSKKVEILTFSEILNKTKEILSCQILNTNTKITSDFTEIPNITYNSVYLESIFLNLVSNAIKYKSEDRAPEIFIKTTIENGVQKLKFKDNGLGINLERHGHKIFGLNKVFHRHPDAKGVGLFMTKVQIESMGGKISVKSKVDVGSTFSINFNQKNE, encoded by the coding sequence ATAGGGAGTTGGCAATGGAATACCACTAACGATGATGTTACATTTTCTAATAACCTATATACTATTTTCGAGATAGACCTTAATGAAACCCTAACTTTTGACACCTATTTAAGTTTTGTACATCCAGAGGATAAAGAGATAGTAGATATATCTATTGCTAAATCCATGACTGATAACCTTTTTCATGATTTGCTACATAGAATTATAACTACAAGTGGTAAAATTAAAACAGTTCAAATATTTGGAGAAGTAATTTCAGATAATGGAGGTCAAGTAATTGAATTCATGGGAACTTGTCAAGACGTAACTGAGCAAAGAATGGCCGAAATTAAATTTAAAGGCCTATTAGAATCTGCTCCAGATGCCATGGTAATTGTAACTGATCAAGGAAAAATACAATTAATAAATAAGCAAGCAGAAAAATTATTCGGCTATCCATCTGCAGAATTAGTAGATAAACCTGTAGAGTTATTGTTACCCAAAAGATATACCAATAGCCACAGCACCCACCGTGAACTCTTTTTTAAGTTACCCAAGACAAGAAAAATGGGCGAGGGAAAAGAATTGTACGCTATTACTAAAAAAGGAATAGAAATACCCATACAAATAAGTTTAAGTCCACTTAAAACTGAAGAAGGTTTACTCGTTTCTGCTGCGATAAGAGATATTACCATTCAGAAAAAAGCGGAAAAAAAGATACTTGAAGCTAATGGTGGTTTAGAAGTATTAGCTCATAAGTTAACTACAAAAAACATACAACTAGCCGATTTTGTACATATTACCTCCCATAATTTACGTGCTCCTGTAAGTAATTTAAATTCTTTATTAGATTTCTATAAAGATGCTGAAACAGAAGATGAAAAAATTATTTTATTTGAAAAATTTGAAAAAGTTATAAATCACCTTACCACAACCTTAAACACCCTAATTGAAGCGCTAAAAACAAAAGAGGAAAGCTCTAAAAAAGTTGAAATACTTACATTTAGCGAGATTCTAAACAAAACAAAAGAAATTCTTTCTTGTCAAATTTTAAATACCAACACAAAAATTACAAGCGATTTTACTGAAATACCGAATATTACGTATAATAGTGTTTATTTAGAGAGCATTTTTCTTAATTTAGTCAGTAATGCTATTAAATATAAATCTGAAGATAGGGCACCAGAAATTTTTATTAAAACAACGATAGAAAATGGCGTTCAAAAACTCAAGTTTAAAGATAATGGCTTAGGCATTAATTTAGAGCGTCATGGTCATAAAATATTTGGTTTAAATAAAGTATTTCATAGGCACCCTGATGCTAAAGGAGTTGGTTTGTTTATGACAAAAGTACAGATTGAATCTATGGGAGGAAAAATATCTGTAAAAAGTAAAGTTGATGTAGGATCGACATTCAGTATTAATTTTAATCAAAAAAATGAATAG
- a CDS encoding GNAT family N-acetyltransferase: MHKEFETERLLIKPTLEQDAELIYQLMNTPKFIQYVGDRGIDTIAEAQKYIQRIMLPQLNALGYSSYTITTKIDGVKIGTCGLYNRDGLDGIDIGFGLLPGNEGLGYAYEATHRVLKAAFEEFEIKELKAITSKENFSSQKLLGKLGLKKIGVTKLPNDNKELLLYTIEK, from the coding sequence ATGCATAAAGAATTTGAAACTGAACGCTTATTAATAAAACCGACTTTAGAACAGGATGCTGAATTGATTTATCAATTAATGAACACCCCTAAATTTATACAATATGTAGGAGATAGAGGTATTGACACTATAGCGGAGGCACAAAAATATATTCAGCGTATAATGCTTCCCCAACTAAACGCACTTGGTTATTCTAGTTATACCATTACGACTAAGATTGATGGTGTAAAAATTGGCACATGCGGACTTTACAACAGAGATGGTCTTGACGGAATAGACATAGGCTTTGGGCTTTTACCAGGGAATGAAGGGCTAGGCTACGCTTATGAAGCAACTCATAGGGTTTTAAAAGCTGCTTTTGAAGAATTTGAAATTAAAGAACTAAAAGCAATTACATCAAAAGAAAACTTCTCTTCTCAAAAACTTTTAGGAAAATTAGGCTTAAAAAAGATTGGCGTAACAAAACTTCCTAATGATAATAAAGAGTTACTACTTTATACTATTGAAAAGTAA
- a CDS encoding potassium/proton antiporter, with product MNLTIENILLVGSLLLLVSIFAGKTSYKFGVPTLLLFLGIGMLAGSDGIGGIRFNDPQLAQFIGIVSLNFILFSGGLDTNWTAVKPILRQGILLSTLGVLLTAVSLGTFVWFVTDFTIYESLLLGSIVSSTDAAAVFSILRSKSLALKTNLRPTLELESGSNDPMAYVLTIAFLTLVINQDKSFASIVPLFLQQMILGGIAGIAFGMSSKYIINKIKLDFEGLYPVLVIALMFITFSATDFVGGNGFLAIYICAVYLGNQDLIHKKTILKMFDGLAWLMQIVLFLTLGLLVFPSQIIPYMGIGLLISVFLIIVARPIGVFISLMFFKMELKRRFYISWVGLRGAVPIVFATYPLLAGIDKANMIFNIVFFISVTSILIQGTTLSLVAKWLKVGLPETQKKLTTTDLLMAENPKAEMKELLITSDCSAVGKKIVELGFPKHAIIAMINRDDSYIIPNGLTKIEAQDTLIVLADNPKVFDDVYKTLKK from the coding sequence ATGAATTTAACGATTGAGAATATACTATTAGTTGGCTCTTTATTACTTCTTGTAAGTATTTTTGCAGGTAAAACTTCTTATAAGTTTGGTGTTCCTACGCTACTGCTCTTTTTAGGAATTGGCATGTTGGCAGGTTCTGATGGTATTGGAGGTATCCGTTTTAATGACCCACAACTAGCTCAATTCATTGGTATAGTATCCTTAAATTTTATCCTATTTTCAGGTGGTCTTGATACCAACTGGACGGCTGTTAAACCAATTCTTAGGCAAGGAATACTATTATCAACATTAGGCGTTTTATTAACTGCAGTTTCTCTTGGTACTTTTGTATGGTTTGTTACAGACTTTACTATTTATGAAAGTTTGCTTTTAGGTTCTATTGTATCTTCTACAGATGCAGCTGCTGTATTTTCAATTTTACGTTCAAAAAGTCTTGCCCTAAAAACAAACTTAAGACCAACTTTAGAATTAGAAAGTGGAAGTAATGATCCAATGGCATACGTGCTAACAATTGCATTTTTAACATTAGTTATTAATCAAGATAAGAGTTTTGCTTCTATAGTTCCTTTGTTTTTACAACAAATGATTTTAGGAGGTATCGCAGGTATTGCCTTTGGCATGTCTAGTAAATATATTATCAATAAAATAAAACTTGATTTTGAAGGGCTCTATCCTGTTTTAGTAATAGCCCTAATGTTTATTACTTTTTCTGCTACCGATTTTGTAGGCGGTAATGGGTTTCTTGCCATTTATATATGCGCAGTTTATTTAGGTAATCAAGACCTGATACATAAAAAAACTATCCTGAAAATGTTTGATGGTTTGGCGTGGCTAATGCAAATTGTTCTATTCCTTACTTTAGGCTTACTTGTTTTTCCGTCTCAAATTATTCCATATATGGGTATTGGATTACTAATTTCAGTATTTCTTATAATTGTTGCCCGACCTATAGGAGTATTTATCAGCCTTATGTTTTTTAAAATGGAGCTAAAGAGAAGATTTTATATTTCTTGGGTTGGCTTGCGAGGTGCTGTCCCAATTGTATTTGCTACATACCCCCTTTTAGCTGGAATTGATAAAGCAAATATGATTTTTAATATTGTATTTTTCATTTCAGTGACCTCTATTTTAATTCAAGGAACAACACTTTCTTTAGTCGCAAAATGGCTAAAAGTGGGCTTGCCAGAAACACAGAAGAAATTAACCACAACAGATTTGCTAATGGCAGAAAATCCTAAAGCAGAAATGAAAGAACTCCTTATAACCTCTGACTGCTCTGCGGTAGGTAAAAAAATTGTGGAGTTAGGTTTTCCTAAACATGCAATAATAGCAATGATTAATAGAGATGATAGCTATATTATTCCAAACGGTCTTACTAAAATAGAAGCACAAGATACTCTTATCGTTCTTGCAGACAATCCTAAGGTTTTTGATGACGTTTATAAAACATTGAAAAAATAG
- a CDS encoding APC family permease — translation MKSKISLKEAISIGIGGMVGGGIFAVLGLAVSLAKGGTPISFLIAGLIALVTSYSYVKLSLKYPDRGGTVKFINKGFGIGVFSGGINNLLWVSYIIMLALYASAFGSYAPNLLQLTNNNVLDTHIYASSIVVLATAINYYSISVVGKIESYAVIIKLIILLAFAGFGIYGLFGNPHVAQLSPVNWESPFKLLTAGMVIFVAYEGFELIANAAPDIENPKVNIPKAYYWSVLFVLVLYIIIATITVGSLEFKEIAKAQDYVLAEAAKPMLGKVGFTIITIAALISTFSAINASLYGGSSVNYELAEDDELPKEFLHKLWKQPIGLCITAIATLILVNTLKLESISTAGSVGFLFIFAVVNYTGFKLSKEIEGKKSIPLLGAISCFCAMIALLVQHFTVSKLDVFIALSIITFCFLVEYLYKKTEHKNR, via the coding sequence ATGAAATCTAAAATAAGCTTAAAAGAGGCCATTTCAATCGGAATAGGTGGAATGGTTGGAGGTGGTATTTTTGCTGTACTTGGCTTGGCAGTTTCTCTAGCGAAAGGTGGCACTCCAATTTCTTTTTTAATTGCTGGTCTAATTGCCTTAGTAACTTCATACAGTTACGTAAAATTATCGCTAAAATATCCGGATCGTGGTGGTACGGTTAAATTTATTAATAAAGGTTTTGGGATTGGGGTTTTTAGTGGCGGAATTAACAACTTACTTTGGGTAAGCTATATAATTATGCTTGCTTTATATGCGTCTGCTTTTGGCTCTTATGCTCCAAACTTGTTACAACTAACAAATAATAACGTTTTAGATACCCATATTTATGCCTCTTCCATAGTCGTACTCGCTACAGCAATTAATTACTATAGTATTTCGGTAGTTGGTAAAATAGAATCTTACGCAGTTATTATAAAGTTAATTATCTTATTAGCATTTGCAGGATTTGGTATTTATGGCTTATTTGGCAATCCGCATGTAGCTCAATTATCTCCCGTTAATTGGGAATCCCCGTTTAAACTACTTACCGCAGGGATGGTCATTTTTGTAGCGTATGAGGGCTTTGAATTAATTGCTAATGCAGCTCCTGATATTGAGAATCCAAAAGTAAATATTCCTAAAGCTTATTATTGGTCCGTACTTTTTGTACTAGTACTCTATATCATAATAGCAACAATTACGGTGGGTTCCTTAGAATTTAAAGAAATTGCTAAAGCCCAAGATTATGTATTGGCAGAAGCTGCTAAACCCATGTTAGGAAAAGTAGGGTTTACCATAATAACTATTGCTGCATTAATTTCTACATTCTCTGCTATAAACGCCTCACTTTACGGAGGAAGCAGCGTAAATTACGAGCTTGCAGAAGACGATGAACTACCCAAAGAATTTCTTCACAAATTATGGAAGCAGCCTATTGGTTTATGTATTACCGCAATAGCTACATTAATACTTGTAAACACACTTAAACTAGAAAGTATATCAACCGCAGGTAGTGTTGGCTTTTTATTCATATTTGCTGTGGTAAATTATACCGGATTTAAATTATCTAAAGAAATAGAAGGTAAAAAAAGCATTCCTCTTTTAGGTGCCATTTCGTGTTTTTGTGCTATGATTGCATTACTGGTCCAGCATTTTACAGTAAGTAAATTAGATGTATTCATTGCTCTTAGTATTATTACTTTTTGTTTTTTAGTAGAATACCTGTATAAAAAAACAGAGCATAAAAACCGTTAA
- a CDS encoding BatD family protein: MKYITVLLFILVTSIAGAQVKFVTKVNKKSLGIDQHIRVDFFINTDMELTSFWPPEFKNFNIVAGPTKRADATYVDEGQSLELICSYIISPKSVGNFVIDAARMELKGKRYKTVPIHIEVSKAVNSTSVPSAPNENIYLVTEVSRNSITLKDSLIVSHRIYVTPAIKVIDWKLVDQPVYTNCSISANKIRDLKVENVIYKESKHSSLIWQKVILKPKGKGVISIAPVEIAFQMKFLSGKRDVYGVPTYETKLVQLKSNEVIIAIR; encoded by the coding sequence ATGAAATATATTACCGTACTACTATTTATACTTGTTACTAGTATCGCTGGAGCACAAGTAAAATTTGTTACTAAAGTCAATAAAAAATCTTTAGGCATAGATCAGCATATACGTGTAGATTTTTTTATTAATACGGATATGGAATTAACTAGTTTTTGGCCTCCTGAGTTTAAAAATTTTAATATTGTTGCTGGACCTACCAAAAGGGCAGACGCTACTTATGTTGATGAGGGGCAGAGTTTGGAACTTATTTGCAGTTATATCATCAGCCCAAAATCTGTTGGCAATTTTGTCATAGATGCTGCACGTATGGAGCTTAAAGGTAAACGTTATAAGACCGTACCAATCCATATAGAAGTTAGTAAAGCGGTAAATAGCACTAGTGTACCAAGTGCTCCTAATGAAAATATTTATTTGGTAACAGAAGTTTCTAGAAATAGCATAACCCTAAAAGATTCACTTATTGTTTCGCACAGGATTTATGTGACCCCTGCTATAAAAGTTATCGATTGGAAGTTGGTAGACCAACCCGTTTATACAAATTGTTCTATTAGCGCTAATAAGATAAGGGATTTAAAGGTTGAAAATGTTATTTACAAAGAAAGTAAACATAGCTCTTTAATATGGCAAAAAGTAATATTAAAACCAAAAGGCAAAGGCGTTATAAGTATAGCTCCTGTAGAAATAGCATTTCAGATGAAATTTCTAAGTGGTAAAAGAGATGTTTATGGAGTACCTACTTACGAAACCAAATTAGTACAACTAAAGTCTAATGAGGTCATCATAGCGATACGATAA
- a CDS encoding adenosine deaminase — MESSELKKIIQGIPKAELHLHIEGSFEPELMFEIAKRNKITLAYDSIASLKEAYKFNNLQEFLDLYYIGAQVLIHEQDFYDLTWAYLTKIHSQNVVHVEVFFDPQTHTDRGIAFDVVIKGIYKALEKAKAELNISYQLIMSYLRHLSEEEAFKTLESSLPFKDWIDGVGLDSSEMGNPPSKFTKVFEASANQGYKLVAHAGEEGPVDYIWEALDHLKVVRIDHGNRCLDDDTLVQRLIEQEIPLTLCPLSNVELKVIQKMEEHPVLKMLDKGLLATIHSDDPAYFGGYMNENYYETAKALNLNKEHLMQLAVNAFEASWLNSETKEKHINQVREYFRSLEL; from the coding sequence ATGGAATCATCTGAACTAAAAAAAATTATTCAAGGCATCCCCAAAGCAGAACTACATTTACATATTGAAGGTAGTTTTGAACCTGAGCTGATGTTTGAAATAGCTAAAAGAAACAAAATTACGCTAGCGTATGATTCCATAGCTTCCTTAAAGGAAGCCTATAAGTTTAATAATCTTCAAGAATTTCTAGACTTATATTACATTGGTGCACAAGTTCTCATTCATGAACAAGATTTTTATGATTTAACTTGGGCATATCTTACTAAGATCCACAGTCAAAACGTAGTGCATGTTGAAGTCTTTTTTGACCCACAAACACATACTGATAGAGGGATTGCTTTTGATGTGGTCATCAAAGGAATTTATAAAGCACTAGAAAAAGCCAAAGCAGAATTAAATATCTCCTACCAACTTATTATGTCTTATTTAAGGCATTTAAGTGAAGAAGAAGCCTTTAAAACATTGGAATCTTCTTTACCATTTAAAGATTGGATAGATGGTGTTGGATTAGATTCTTCTGAGATGGGCAACCCTCCAAGTAAGTTTACCAAAGTTTTTGAAGCTTCTGCTAATCAGGGCTACAAATTAGTAGCACATGCAGGAGAAGAAGGGCCTGTAGATTATATATGGGAAGCGCTTGATCATTTAAAGGTGGTACGGATAGATCACGGAAACCGTTGTTTAGATGATGACACGTTAGTACAACGCTTAATTGAACAGGAAATTCCTTTGACCTTATGTCCGCTTAGTAATGTTGAACTCAAAGTTATTCAAAAAATGGAGGAGCATCCAGTTTTAAAAATGCTTGATAAAGGGCTCCTAGCAACCATTCATTCAGACGATCCTGCCTATTTTGGAGGCTATATGAATGAAAATTATTATGAAACCGCTAAAGCGCTAAATTTAAATAAAGAGCATCTTATGCAATTAGCGGTCAATGCTTTTGAAGCAAGCTGGTTAAACTCTGAAACTAAAGAAAAACACATCAATCAAGTAAGGGAATATTTTAGGTCACTTGAACTTTAA
- a CDS encoding PAS domain-containing protein → MNPNLNSEIIAVIAITNDDIISQFNEGAETLLGYSASEMIGLKKTVSFFLTEEFENFKNDIRSRYKEENLDLSPYKILAQHNGNDSREWTVVKKDGTTFIAHSTLTPLKNKNDEDNGYIRILRNITNQKK, encoded by the coding sequence ATGAACCCTAATTTAAATTCTGAAATTATAGCTGTAATAGCTATCACTAATGATGACATCATATCTCAGTTTAATGAGGGAGCAGAGACCTTATTAGGTTATTCTGCTTCTGAAATGATCGGTTTAAAAAAAACCGTTTCTTTTTTTCTAACGGAAGAATTTGAAAATTTCAAAAATGATATAAGATCTCGATATAAGGAAGAAAATTTAGATTTAAGCCCTTACAAAATATTAGCCCAGCATAACGGTAATGATTCTCGTGAATGGACTGTGGTTAAAAAAGATGGTACAACGTTTATTGCACATTCCACGCTAACACCATTAAAGAATAAAAATGATGAAGACAATGGGTATATTAGAATACTACGTAATATAACCAATCAAAAAAAATAG
- a CDS encoding RBBP9/YdeN family alpha/beta hydrolase, whose product MKYKDTQLLIIPGLGGSGVDHWQSFWLQKFDSSIRVNQENWNKPQLKDWLTNLNKAILRIDGPIILVAHSLAVSLVLHWVNTYTNSNIKGALLVAPADVDSPTHTPESVRGFAPMPLAKLPFPSIVVASENDEYISLERAEYFAKKWQSEFINIGLKGHINSDSTLAFWEEGQAILAQLINKIP is encoded by the coding sequence ATGAAATATAAAGATACTCAGCTACTAATTATTCCAGGACTTGGAGGTTCTGGCGTAGACCATTGGCAATCGTTTTGGTTACAGAAATTTGACTCTTCAATTAGGGTAAATCAAGAAAACTGGAATAAGCCTCAACTAAAAGATTGGTTAACTAATTTAAACAAAGCTATTTTAAGAATAGATGGTCCCATTATTCTAGTTGCACATAGTCTTGCTGTATCATTAGTATTACACTGGGTTAACACCTATACCAATTCCAATATTAAAGGTGCTTTATTAGTCGCTCCTGCAGATGTTGACTCCCCAACACATACGCCTGAATCGGTAAGAGGTTTTGCTCCTATGCCACTAGCTAAACTTCCTTTTCCTTCAATAGTAGTCGCTAGTGAGAATGATGAATATATAAGCCTAGAGCGTGCGGAATATTTCGCAAAAAAATGGCAAAGTGAATTTATAAATATTGGTTTAAAAGGTCATATAAATTCCGATTCAACGTTGGCATTTTGGGAAGAAGGTCAAGCAATTTTAGCGCAATTAATAAACAAGATACCGTAA